From Sardina pilchardus chromosome 9, fSarPil1.1, whole genome shotgun sequence, a single genomic window includes:
- the akr7a3 gene encoding aflatoxin B1 aldehyde reductase member 3, whose amino-acid sequence MLAAIARVGLCSVHQRVFTGLNNLALVQHRNMSSSNAKIPITLLGSMAFGGRADAELSEKMVKAFLERGHRELDTAFMYTDGQAETIIGGMDLPKNASIATKANPWDGKTLKPESVRSQLETSLKRLRTQCVDIFYLHAPDHQNPIVDTLRACNELHKEGKYKELGLSNYASWEVAEIYCICKHNNWILPTVYQGMYNSTTRQVETELLPCLRNFAMRFYAYNPLAGGLLTGKYHFEDKDTSQPAGRFFGNNWAGAYRDRYWKESHFQGVDLVSKALEAAYGANKPTLTSAAIRWMYHHSHLKGDLGDGVIVGMSTMEQLVENLSACEEGPLKAEVVEAFKQAWDLVAHECPNYFR is encoded by the exons ATGCTTGCTGCAATAGCTAGAGTAGGCCTTTGCTCAGTACATCAACGAGTTTTCACTGGATTGAATAATTTAGCTTTGGTTCAACACCGAAACATGTCGTCTTCAAACGCCAAAATCCCGATCACGCTACTGGGATCGATGGCATTTGGGGGGCGAGCTGACGCGGAGTTGAGTGAGAAAATGGTGAAAGCTTTCCTGGAGCGTGGACACAGAGAGTTAGATACAGCATTCATGTACACAGATGGACAGGCAGAGACGATTATTGGTGGAATGGACCTACCCAAGAATG CGAGCATCGCCACCAAAGCAAACCCATGGGATGGAAAGACCCTGAAGCCGGAGAGTGTTCGCTCGCAGCTAGAGACGTCTCTGAAAAGGCTGCGCACCCAGTGTGTGGACATCTTCTACCTGCATGCTCCAGACCACCAGAATCCCATAGTGGACACACTTCGAGCCTGCAACGAGCTGCACAAGGAG GGAAAGTATAAGGAGCTTGGTTTATCAAACTATGCATCCTGGGAGGTTGCAGAAATCTACtgcatatgcaaacacaacaaCTGGATTCTTCCCACAGTCTATCAG GGCATGTACAATTCCACCACACGACAGGTGGAGACAGAACTGCTGCCATGTCTTAGAAACTTTGCCATGCGCTTCTATGCATACAATCCTCTGGCAG GCGGCCTTCTCACGGGGAAGTATCACTTCGAGGACAAAGACACAAGCCAGCCGGCTGGGCGCTTTTTTGGCAACAACTGGGCAGGTGCCTACAGAGATag ATACTGGAAAGAGAGCCACTTTCAAGGAGTTGACCTAGTTAGTAAGGCACTGGAAGCGGCATACGGAGCAAACAAACCCACTCTTACCTCAGCTGCTATCCGCTGGATGTACCACCATTCTCACCTCAAG GGAGATCTTGGCGATGGTGTGATCGTTGGCATGTCCACCATGGAGCAGCTCGTGGAGAACCTCAGCGCCTGCGAGGAGGGACCTTTGAAGGCAGAGGTGGTGGAGGCCTTCAAGCAGGCCTGGGACTTAGTCGCCCACGAGTGTCCCAACTACTTCCGCTAA